The sequence below is a genomic window from Natrinema salaciae.
TCGACGAGCCCGCGGCGGCGGTCATCAAGCACACCAATCCGGCGGGCTGTGCGACCGCCGACTCGCTGGCCGAGGCCTACGAGAAGGCCCTCTCGACGGACCCGATGAGCGCCTTCGGCGGGATCGTCGCCCTGAACCGCGAGTGCGACGCCGAGACGGCCGAGCAGATCGTCGACTCGTTCAAGGAGGTCGTCGTCGCGCCCGGTTACACGGACGACGCGCTCGAGGTGCTCTTCGAGAAGGAGAATCTCCGCGTGCTCGACGTCGGCGAACTCGGCGAGCGCACGGAGCGGTTCACGGAAAAGCCGCTCGTCGGCGGTCGCCTCGTCCAGGAACGGGACCTGCAGTCGATCTCGGCCGACGACCTCGAGGTCGTCACCGAGCGCGAGCCCACCGACGCGGAACTCGAGACGATGGCCTTCGCGTGGCAGACGCTCAAGCACGTCAAGTCCAACGGGATCTGCTTCGCGGACGGGACCGAGACGGTCGGTATCGGGATGGGGCAGGTCTCCCGCGTCGACGCGGTGCGACTGGCCGCGATGAAGGCGGACGAACACGCCGAGGGGAAGGACGCCGCGGGCGCGGTCATGGCGTCGGACGCGTTCTTCCCGTTCCCGGACGGCATCGAGGAGGCCGCCGAGGCCGGCATCGAGGCGGTCGTCCAGCCCGGCGGCTCGGTCAACGACGAGGACGTGATCGAGGCCGCAGACGAGCACGGGATGGCGATGGCGTTTACGGGACAGCGGAGCTTCCGGCACGATTGACGAACGGCGTCGTTCCGAATTTTTTGCGCGAGGTCGTCGTGGACGGCGCGACGGTACACCCGTCTCGAGCGATCCGTTCGCACCGACCCGCGATCCGAATCCGCTAGTTTTAGCGGCTCGCGAAAGATCGCTCGTCTATGAAGGTGACCGGCCCCGTCTATCGAGCCGCGGCCTCGAGGATGGCAGCGTCGCGCGTTCGACTCGGATTCGAGAGCAGCGATTCCCCGAGCGTCGATGACCGTGATCGAGCAGTGTCGGCTCCGGGTGGTCGCGCGTGATCGCGGACCGCGACCGCCTCGCCGCGAGCGAGGCCCGCGACGTGGCCCTCGAGTGCGTCGAAGCCGGTATCGAGGCGGGCCATCCGCGAACGGTCGTTCGGGACGCCGTGGCGCTCGAGGGAGAGACACTCTCCGTCGCGGACGCGACGTACGAACTCCGCGAGTACGACGAGCTCGTCGTCCTCGGCGGGGGCAACGCGGCGGCGCACGTCGCCGTCGCGCTCGAGGAGAGACTGGGTGACCGGCTCGATCGCGGGGTCGTCGTCACGGACGATCCGGTCGAAACGGAGCGCGTGAGCGTTCGGGAGGGCGACCACCCGGTCCCGAGCGAGCGCGGCGTCGCGAGCACGCGCGAGGTGCTCGAGACAGCGGACGCCGCGGACGAAGAGACGCTCGTGCTCGCGGCGATTACCGGCGGCGGCAGCGCGCTCATGCCCGCTCCTGCGGGGGACGTCTCCCTGACGGATCTCCAGTCGACCACCGACGCCCTGCTCGCGAGCGGGGCCGACATCCACGAGATCAACGCGGTCCGCAAGCACCTCTCGGCGCTGAAGGGCGGCCGACTGGCGCGCCGGGCCGCCCCCGCGACGGTCGCCTCGCTGATCCTGAGCGACGTCGTCGGGAACGATCTGAGCGTGATCGCCAGCGGTCCGGTCGCGCCCGACGCGTCGACGTTCGACGACGCGCTGGCCGTCCTCGAGCGGTACGAGATCGACGCGCCCGACGCCGTCTCGGCCCGCCTCGAGCGCGGCGCGGCCGGCGAGGTCGCGGACACGCCGGGCCCGGACGATCCGGCGTTCGAGACCGTCTCGAACCACGTCGTGGCCGACGGACTGACCGTCCTCGAGGCGGCCCGCGACGCGGCGGTCGAACGGGGGTACGAGACGCTCGTGCTCTCCTCGCGGGTCCGCGGCGAGGCCCGCGACGCCGCCGTGACCCATATCGCGGTCGCGGAAGAGGCTCGCGCCTCCGGGACGCCGGTCTCGCCGCCGGCCGTCGTTCTCTCCGGCGGCGAGACGACGGTAACGATTCGAGGCGACGGGACGGGCGGTCCCAGTCAGGAGTTCGCGACGAGCGCGGCGCTCGAACTCGCGAGCAGCAGCGACGAGCGCGGCGAGCGAAGCGGGACCGAACCCGGAAGCGGGGGCGAGATCACGGTCGCCGCGGTCGACACGGACGGGATCGACGGCGCGACCGACGCGGCCGGCGCACTGGTCGACGAAACGACCGTCGAGGACCCCGATGCGGCGCGCGACGCCCTCGCGGAAAACGACGTCTATCCGTATCTCGCGTCGCGCGACGCCCTGATTTCCACGGGGCCGACCGGAACGAATCTGAACGATCTGCGGGTGCTGGTCGTCCGCTAGACGCTAGAAGCTCGTTCCCGCGGTTCGGCGGACGACGATCCAGACGGTGCTCGAGACGCCGAGCACCAGCGTCGCGGGCGTCCAGTCCGGGGAGGCCGTCCCCGTCTCCACGTCGGCAAACTCCGTGATGATCCACAGGAGGAGTCGTTCGCGTGGCTGACGGTCGTGCTCCCGGCACCGATCGCGAGGATGGTGAACACCAGGACGGTCCGATCGATCGATTCGGAACGGCGCGTGACCGACGCTCAGCCTCTTGGCTCCGCGTCCGGCGTGAGCGCGTCGATCACGCGGCAGGCGTTTTTCGAGAAGGCGCGCCGGAGGAGGTCCTCCGAGACGTCGAGCGTGAGAATTTCCATGACCGCCACGTTAGGATGGCAGGCGGGCGCGCCGCTGCCGAAGAAGACGCGATCGGGGTGTTCCAGCAGCGCCCGCTCGAGTTGGTCGCGGTAGCGGACGAAACTCGTCTCGAGGTAGCAGTCGTCGTACTCGTCGAGCAGGTCGATCATATCGGTCATGAGCGACTGGTTCAGGGGGTGGCCGCCGAAGCTACCGACGACGACTGGGAAGGCGCGCTCGAACAGCAGTTCGGCGAGCGTCTCGGGCGGCGCGTCGACGCCGCCGCGAACGACGACGGGCAGGTCGACATCCTCGAGGGCGGCGAGGACGTCGTCGTCGGGGTAGTCGTCGACGGCGGGGTCGAGGACGAACCCGTGGAAGCGGTCGTCGTAGGCGTACTTCTCGACGTCGCTCGGTGAGGTGTGGTGGTCCTCGCGGCGGCGAACCGCGTTGCGGAGCCGTCCCGTCGCCTTCCGTCCCGGCGTCTGGGTACCGTTGATCCGGGCGAACGCGACGAACGGCCGGTCGACGCTGCGTCTGGCGACGCCGTTGTTCGCCGCGAGATAGCTCGCCTCCGGCCGCGACGGTGGAAAGACGACCGATCTGGTGATCCCCGCCTGATGCATCTCCCGCTCGAGTCGGTCCGGTGTAATCGCTCGTCCGGGGGGGTCACCGCTTCCGTCGGTCGGCGGCAGCCGCGTCGAGACGTCGACGACGCGGAACCCGTGTTCCAGCTCCAGCATCTACTGACGTGTTCCGAGTCGACCCATATTTTGCTACCGGCTCCGTGCCGGTCCGGCGTGTCGGCGGTTCTCATGCGCAATCGCAAGAGGGAGCGGAGATAGGAGGGAAAGAATTATATAGAAGTGCTGACGACATGGTTAGTGAGGATCAACGATGGCACAACAGCGACGCATGGGCGGACAGCCTATGTTCATTTTGAGCGAGGACAGTCAGCGAACGCAGGGCCGCGACGCGCAGTCGTCGAACATCATGGCCGGCAAGGCCGTGGCCGAGTCGGTACGGACGACGCTCGGGCCCCGCGGTATGGACAAGATGCTCGTCGACTCCGGCGGGGACGTCGTCATCACCAACGACGGCGCGACCATCCTGAACGAGATGGACATCGAGCATCCCGCGGCCCAGATGATCGTCGAAGTCGCCGACTCCCAGGAAGAAGAAGTCGGTGACGGGACGA
It includes:
- a CDS encoding glycerate kinase type-2 family protein → MIADRDRLAASEARDVALECVEAGIEAGHPRTVVRDAVALEGETLSVADATYELREYDELVVLGGGNAAAHVAVALEERLGDRLDRGVVVTDDPVETERVSVREGDHPVPSERGVASTREVLETADAADEETLVLAAITGGGSALMPAPAGDVSLTDLQSTTDALLASGADIHEINAVRKHLSALKGGRLARRAAPATVASLILSDVVGNDLSVIASGPVAPDASTFDDALAVLERYEIDAPDAVSARLERGAAGEVADTPGPDDPAFETVSNHVVADGLTVLEAARDAAVERGYETLVLSSRVRGEARDAAVTHIAVAEEARASGTPVSPPAVVLSGGETTVTIRGDGTGGPSQEFATSAALELASSSDERGERSGTEPGSGGEITVAAVDTDGIDGATDAAGALVDETTVEDPDAARDALAENDVYPYLASRDALISTGPTGTNLNDLRVLVVR
- a CDS encoding amidohydrolase family protein, which gives rise to MLELEHGFRVVDVSTRLPPTDGSGDPPGRAITPDRLEREMHQAGITRSVVFPPSRPEASYLAANNGVARRSVDRPFVAFARINGTQTPGRKATGRLRNAVRRREDHHTSPSDVEKYAYDDRFHGFVLDPAVDDYPDDDVLAALEDVDLPVVVRGGVDAPPETLAELLFERAFPVVVGSFGGHPLNQSLMTDMIDLLDEYDDCYLETSFVRYRDQLERALLEHPDRVFFGSGAPACHPNVAVMEILTLDVSEDLLRRAFSKNACRVIDALTPDAEPRG